The nucleotide window CAAGGAATTACAGAAGGGGATCTGGAGGTGCTTCCCTTGAACCATGAATTCCTGTATTCTGAAAAAGCTGTTCAATGTAGAAGAACGTCATCTACATAATGTAATGGCTACGTACACCTCGTTCAGAGTCGCCCTGTCACCCTGCTGCTAAAAGGCTGCGCCGGCTGAAATCTATGCTTAGCTACATTTAGATTGTTACGTGCCACCATGACCACAAAGATGTCTAGGAAAACTACTAGCCTAAGTCTTTGGTGACACAGTTTTGTTTGAAATGTAGTTCAGTAGCTTAGCATGTTGTGACAGCACCAAATCTAGCCGCTGCATGTTTAGCTAAAGGGGTCTGATGGACATGCATGACCACTCGACTGCTCGACATAAGTGACGGGTAAACATACCGCAGGTGTAAATACACATTGTGTTATTTGTGGCACAGAGTGACGAGATGCGAGTGGAGTTATTCCAGGTAGGCTTgttgcatgtatgtatgttgtATAGCTCCACCCTCAGCTTTCTCCTCACCTCCAttggcctggacaaaaatgttgtttgagccaaagtggacttcattgatacgaccaaggaggacaccattgttgaaaacaaatgccaaaaatgccagactggaatttgccaaattacttgttgacaagccccaacacttctgggagaatgtcctatagacagatgagacaaaaaatgGACCTTTTTGCCAaagcacatcagctctatgttcacagacagaaaaatgaagcatatcaagaaacaaacactgtccctactgtgaaacatggaggggGGCTCTGTTATGtactggggctgctttgctgcatctggcacagggtgttttgaatctgtgcagggtataatgaaatctcaagactatcaagggattctagagagaaatgtgctgcccagtgtcagaaagctcggtctcagtcgcaggtcacgggtcttgcaacaggataatgacccaaaacatacagctaaaacacccaagaatggctaagaggaaaacattggactattctaaagtggccttctatgagccctgacctaaatcctattaagcatctttggaaggagctgaaacatgccgtctggaaaaggcacccttcaaacctgagacaactggagcaggtTGCtcaagaagagtgggccaaaataccagatgtcttattgacagttacaggaatcgtttgattgcagtgattgcctcaaaaggttgtgcaacaaaatattgtGTTAtgggtaccataatttctgtccaggcctgttttatgagtttacttaaaatacttaaaataattatgttgaagcatggttgaaaagcaatgtcggAATTTTATTTCTTAACCAAGGGATACCAACAATTGTGTCTCTAGGTATACTTTGTAGAAGCCCTTTTGGCAGGAATTACAGTGACAAGTGGTCTTTGATACGCTCTACAAGCTTTGTACACTTGGATTTGGGTTGTTTACCTCATTCTTCATGGCAGATCCTCTGATGCACTGTCAGATTGGCTGGACTTTGGCTGGGCTTTGGTTGGGTTACTCAAGGACATTCAGAGATGTACCCTGTAGCCACTCCAAAGTTGTTTTGACTCTGTGTCTCGGGTCAGTGTGAGTTGACCGGGAGGATGTATCTGTATTTGGCTTCATTCATCTGTCCCCTAATCTTTACCAGTTTCCCTGCCCCTAAGAAGCaccccatgtttcacagtaggaaTTAGCCAGGGGATGTATtcccattcattcctcaggtagaagtgagtggagatactagggtttaaaagacttctatagaagctgaagtatcaacttaagctttttactccagtaaaagtgtaaaagtactggtttcagaatgacttcaagtagaaaagtaaaagtaatggaaggaaaacaaaggccgaaagcttaggccgcaccacaggggtctttagtgtccccccccctccccagtctgctgtgagctcgctggagagggacgggacgtgtgcaggtgtgatgggtcacttataaaccaatagggagtcagaatggtgtctgtttattcttctcatccaaccacgatcagactcacactttccggatggagagatttatctggagagggtttttattgatgatgaactggaatgaaaacaaagggaaatgaaattggaggaacgaggcttttttttttaaatgtaaggagtataaagttcagataattgggggaaatgtaaggagtagaagtaaaaagtcgctgaaaaataaagaatgactccagtaaagtttcgataaccaacatttctacttaagtaagataaCGAAGTATTCATTACTTACTTAAGTAGTAATACTACTTACTACTAGCTTTTGGGTATAATAGGGTGGAGGTTGATGGTTTTGCTGGTCTACCAGCTAGACAGTCCAAGCTGGTTGAGCAGCATGTCCAAGGTGGCCACACTGGTCCAGCAGAATGACAATCTTGACCATCAAACTGAAATGAAAGCAGTTTGAAAGCAGATCAaaactggtcaaccaacttATAGGGTATagggatgaccagcttttcaaccaccttgaccctCAAAGACCAGCTTTTGGTCCTGAGCTGGATCTTGGTCACGGTACTGCAGAACATCTGCCCTATAAATAAACAAGGTTCCCTAGGAAGGCCAACCTACCGTCTACTGATTAGGCCATGTTTGGGAAATGCTGGTGTGTTTACTGGTGGTTTGGGACCAAGATAGGACCAAGAGAGGTTAAACTCAGGCTCTGtatgggttgtacactgcaaacgaggcctagatgggacccatgagagattaaggtgggctgtaacgatgggtcTGCACACaagtacaaacccactcagagcccatgcctacCTGGGGGAACCCACCTGGGGGAACCCaaccatgtgagccccacatgagcctGTTGGCATATTCGCTTGTGCATGTATTGACCCAAATGCAAGAATGTTGATATCAGGGTACTGGACAGTAATCAGGACAGAGCGTCTGTAGACTGTCATTGTGcttttattgcatttttatCCAACAATAAAGCAAAATGTCAAAAaccaatgatgatgatgatgatgatgatttatcATCAGCCTCTcggcttcttctttttcttcgcCTCCTCACACGcctttatttcttcttttttcatcACTTTAATAAAAACCCCtgccttttttttaaagctcatTAAAAAGGCCTCACGGACTATTTTCAGAGGAACTACTTCATCCACAGGCAGGAAGATCTGGGACAGTGTGGTGCTCTTCTTACTGTTCTGGCGCTTCTCATTCACCTGGATTTGGAGGTTGTAGAATTGGCGGTCGCCCATAGATTTTACATACGGAAGATTCTGCAAATCAATACGGAGGCCGTCCGTCGTGACCAGGTTGGACTTTATCTTGTCGCTCAAGTGCCAATTCCAACGATTGACTATTTCTTCGACCTCTTCCTCGAAGCCTCGTCCTTCTGCTATGTTGGCATCGGGATTCAGGACAAAGCTGACTTCCTTGCACTCTTCCTCCTTGTCCCCTTCCCTCATCATTTTCTTGCTGTGGACGCTGTACTTGATGTCGCGGTCGTCAATGGAGTGGCCCAGCTTGGATGCGACGTCCAGGTCCTTCTGCGGAGAGCAGCGCTGGACGTCCGTCCTGCCGTCTTCCATAAGTGTCCTGCACTTGTACTCGCTTCCGTACAGCCTGCAGTCCTCCACACATTTGGTCCCGCGGAGGGTGTAGGAGACCCTGGCGCTGACTGCTGGCCATGGCGGGAAGCAAGTGGCCAATGTGAGGAACGCTGCGATGGCGAGGAATGCTGGTTTTCGCGCCATTTCAGCTCTGCTTAGAAGGACAGGAGAGgatggagaagaaggagaatgGGTGGAGGAGGAGAACGAGGAAgtgagcttttttttattattgtttagaTTTTGTAGGAGGAAAAAAActcttagctttcaatggaagtcaaaggaAAACAGATTTTGTATTTCAGGTCAGtttcgagcatttctattggtccgttcgtcTAGAAGTTTGACCCCATGTGAGGAACAAAGGCCAGATTAACATTATGtcaacgccccccccccccaaaaaaaaaacaaaaaacccaaaaaatacATAGcaacaataattataattatatatatatacatatatatatatatatattgtgtgtatatatcatttgtatcattttaaacttttttatatatacacacacacatgtgtatatatatatatgtccatatatatatatatatatatatatagtacatatacatatatataaaggtTTAAAAATGATACATCTGAAcaataaaaactttaaaaagtaaattaaaactttaaaagtaattacttattttttttgATGATTAAAAGATCAATCAAATTGATGTCAaaggtgttattattattaagagttATTACAATATCAGTTGACAGATATTCTGTACATGGATGTAAAgattttacaggaggaggaaaaaacctcttagctttcaatggaaatcaataaAACAGATCGTATTTCATTtccgagcatttctattggtccgttcggCTAGACGTTTGACCCCATGTGAGGAACAAAGGTCCAAATTCACATTCACAAAAACCAAAACACccatagcatatatatatatatatgtatagattaattattattataatatcagTACATTCTGTACATGAATGTATATGGAGTGGTTTACTCACCTGACCTCTGCACAGGAGCGCTGTGTGGACGCTCCTCTGTGTCCCTGTATTTAATTAGCAGGTGAAATCAGATATCAGTAACGACCCACAGATCACACAGTGAACACAGCATTGTTCGAGAGCCCGACCACTACAGGCATTTGAATTCAGGGCGCACGGTACTGTACATTTGcctaaatacatttaaagaagAACTCTGTCTATATGCTTATATTTGATTAAAAGACAAAACTGTATATATGCTAATATAATTCAGTGTTcttctttaaacacacacacatatgtatatatatatatatatatatatatatatatatatacatatttatacatatatatgtgtgtgtgtttaaaagagAACACTGAATTATATTAgcatatataaagtatattagtatatatatacacatgtgtgtatatatatatatgtgtgtgtgtgtatatgtatatagatacatatatatatatgtacgtatgtgtgtgtttaaagacGAACACT belongs to Salminus brasiliensis chromosome 24, fSalBra1.hap2, whole genome shotgun sequence and includes:
- the LOC140547214 gene encoding uncharacterized protein — translated: MARKPAFLAIAAFLTLATCFPPWPAVSARVSYTLRGTKCVEDCRLYGSEYKCRTLMEDGRTDVQRCSPQKDLDVASKLGHSIDDRDIKYSVHSKKMMREGDKEEECKEVSFVLNPDANIAEGRGFEEEVEEIVNRWNWHLSDKIKSNLVTTDGLRIDLQNLPYVKSMGDRQFYNLQIQVNEKRQNSKKSTTLSQIFLPVDEVVPLKIVREAFLMSFKKKAGVFIKVMKKEEIKACEEAKKKKKPRG